From one Fusobacterium mortiferum ATCC 9817 genomic stretch:
- a CDS encoding carbon starvation CstA family protein, with product MKGITLLVITILCFLVAYVTYGSWLAKQWDIDPKRKTPAHDFEDGVDYIPAKAPVLLGHHFASIAGAGPINGPIQAAVFGWVPVLLWIILGGIFFGAVQDFSAIVVSIRHKGKSLGEVIEENIGHRCKMLFTIFSWLVLLLVVAAFSDIVASTFQGYSINPDGTKVFYSANGSVATASMLFIPLSIAFGFLVYRKNAPLAVSSVVGVLLLALCIAVGLKYPIYLSKTFWLGVVFVYIFIASVTPVWILLQPRDYLNSFLLYFMIIAAVVGILGTNPAINLPAFTGWTNSFNGQVMFPYLFITVACGAISGFHSLIASGTTSKQLNNEGDAKLIGYGSMLIECVLAVIALIAVGALFSNGKMPQGTPAVVFASAISGFFNKLGMGQVAVNTTFTVISLAISAFALTSLDTATRLGRFLFQELFTSNKAKENSKVQGYLGNMYVGTFITVGLGAVLCLGGYQNIWPLFGACNQLVAVPCFLGVSVWLAKKGKKNFMLLIPMFFMLAATMSSLLISFKTNLALLLNGKGSLAVQGLQVVVSLPIFVLALILVVEGMKVLWEHRKKKMGVANSVSN from the coding sequence ATGAAAGGAATTACACTTTTAGTTATCACAATTTTATGCTTTTTAGTGGCTTATGTCACTTATGGTTCTTGGCTTGCAAAACAGTGGGATATCGACCCTAAGAGAAAGACACCAGCTCACGATTTTGAAGATGGAGTAGACTATATTCCAGCTAAGGCACCTGTACTTTTAGGACACCACTTTGCTTCAATAGCTGGGGCTGGACCTATCAACGGACCTATTCAAGCTGCTGTATTTGGTTGGGTTCCTGTGCTTTTATGGATTATTCTTGGAGGTATTTTCTTTGGAGCTGTACAAGATTTCTCAGCTATCGTTGTTTCTATCAGACACAAAGGAAAATCTTTAGGAGAGGTTATTGAGGAGAATATCGGACACAGATGTAAGATGTTATTTACAATTTTCTCTTGGCTAGTTCTACTTTTAGTAGTAGCTGCTTTCTCTGACATTGTAGCTTCTACATTCCAAGGATACTCTATCAATCCAGATGGAACAAAGGTTTTCTACTCAGCTAATGGTTCTGTTGCCACAGCTTCTATGCTATTTATTCCACTATCCATTGCCTTTGGATTTTTAGTTTATAGAAAAAATGCACCTCTAGCTGTATCTTCGGTGGTTGGAGTTTTACTATTAGCTCTTTGTATTGCAGTGGGATTAAAATATCCTATCTATCTAAGTAAAACTTTCTGGTTAGGAGTGGTTTTTGTATATATCTTTATCGCTTCTGTTACTCCAGTTTGGATTTTATTACAACCTAGAGATTACTTAAATAGTTTCTTACTATACTTTATGATTATTGCAGCAGTAGTGGGAATTTTAGGAACTAACCCTGCTATCAACCTACCAGCTTTTACAGGTTGGACAAATAGTTTCAACGGACAAGTGATGTTCCCATATCTATTTATCACAGTAGCTTGTGGAGCTATCTCTGGATTCCATAGCTTAATCGCCTCTGGAACTACATCAAAGCAGTTAAACAATGAGGGAGATGCTAAGTTAATTGGATATGGTTCTATGCTTATTGAGTGTGTATTAGCTGTAATCGCCCTTATAGCAGTAGGAGCTCTTTTCTCTAATGGAAAGATGCCTCAAGGAACTCCAGCTGTGGTTTTTGCCTCTGCTATCTCTGGATTTTTCAACAAATTAGGAATGGGACAGGTAGCAGTAAACACTACATTTACAGTTATCTCTCTAGCTATCTCAGCCTTTGCTTTGACATCTTTAGACACAGCTACAAGATTAGGAAGATTCCTATTCCAAGAGTTATTTACTAGCAATAAAGCTAAAGAGAATAGTAAGGTACAAGGTTACTTAGGAAATATGTATGTGGGAACTTTCATCACAGTGGGACTTGGAGCAGTTCTTTGCTTAGGTGGATATCAAAATATCTGGCCTCTATTTGGAGCTTGTAACCAATTAGTTGCTGTGCCTTGTTTCTTAGGTGTATCTGTATGGCTAGCTAAAAAAGGAAAGAAAAACTTTATGCTTTTAATTCCAATGTTCTTTATGCTTGCAGCTACTATGAGTTCATTACTTATCTCATTTAAAACTAACTTAGCTCTTCTTTTAAATGGAAAGGGTAGCTTAGCAGTTCAAGGACTTCAAGTGGTAGTTTCATTACCTATCTTTGTCCTAGCTCTTATCCTAGTAGTAGAGGGAATGAAAGTTTTATGGGAGCATAGAAAGAAAAAAATGGGAGTGGCTAACTCTGTAAGCAATTAA